One segment of Primulina tabacum isolate GXHZ01 chromosome 6, ASM2559414v2, whole genome shotgun sequence DNA contains the following:
- the LOC142549019 gene encoding uncharacterized protein LOC142549019: MNLGDLNKVWEVKTLKRKPKEEEARKILDRVAKQVQPIMRNHNWRVKILSEFCPKNPALLGLNVGRGIHIKLRLRRPNRDEEFIPFHEVLDTMLHELCHNVHGPHNSSFYKLWDDIRKECEDFINKGIRGTGQGFDLPGRRLGGFSLKPCSSLRQATLTAAENRARLGTLLPSGPNQIGGDSSIMVSLTPVQAAAMAAEMRLRDNVWCGSEFCDDCEYDENTHPSPNSSDLLYSSGISNVLGYDRKDQKAVSRKRSHESDDVSVIQSASGHLKSTIPDSNHPNKKPSNKTCPEECTPHAQSSLGDQNSIVVDLSGEASTSLSMCNHETLHDDNYTMWQCAVCTLLNPPLAPICELCRTLRREDDNLKHVGWFCKFCTLENDVKLEKCVACEAWRYSYGPPVSSSAPNLAT, encoded by the exons ATGAATCTAGGCGATCTCAACAAAGTATGGGAAGTCAAAACGCTGAAAAGGAAGCcaaaagaagaagaagctcGAAAGATTTTAGACAGAGTCGCGAAACAGGTTCAACCCATCATGCGTAATCACAATTGGAGAGTCAAGATACTTTCTGAATTCTG CCCCAAGAATCCTGCTCTTCTGGGGTTGAATGTAGGACGTGGTATACACATAAAACTGAGGCTTAGAAGGCCAAACAGAGACGAGGAATTTATCCCTTTTCATGAAGTTCTAGATACAATGCTTCACGAGCTCTGCCACAATGTTCATGGCCCTCATAATTCCAGCTTCTACAAGCTATGGGATGATATTCGAAAG GAATGCGAAGATTTCATAAACAAAGGGATACGTGGAACAGGACAAGGATTTGATCTCCCTGGAAGGCGATTGGGTGGATTCTCCCTTAAACCTTGTTCATCCCTTCGCCAAGCTACATTGACTGCTGCAGAAAATAGAGCCCGTCTTGGAACCTTGCTACCTTCTGGCCCCAACCAAATCGGTGGCGATAGTTCTATCATGGTTTCACTAACCCCTGTTCAAGCTGCTGCAATGGCTGCAGAAATGAGATTACGGGATAACGTCTGGTGTGGCTCGGAATTTTGTGATGATTGTGAATATGATGAAAATACCCATCCCTCACCAAACTCTTCAGATTTACTATATTCTTCTGGAATCTCAAATGTACTCGGATATGATAGAAAAGATCAAAAGGCAGTATCACGTAAAAGAAGCCATGAATCTGATGATGTTTCAGTTATCCAGTCTGCAAGTGGGCATCTGAAATCCACTATTCCAGACTCTAACCATCCAAATAAAAAGCCTTCTAATAAGACTTGTCCAGAGGAGTGCACACCACATGCTCAATCATCTCTTGGTGATCAAAATTCTATTGTCGTGGATTTGTCGGGAGAAGCTTCAACTTCCCTATCCATGTGTAACCATGAAACATTGCATGATGACAATTACACAATGTGGCAATGCGCAGTGTGCACTTTGTTGAACCCG CCACTAGCTCCAATATGCGAGCTCTGCCGGACACTCAGACGTGAAGATGATAATCTGAAACACGTTGGATGGTTTTGCAAATTCTGTACCTTGGAAAATGATGTAAAGCTGGAGAAATGTGTGGCATGTGAAGCATGGAGATATTCTTATGGTCCACCTGTATCTTCTTCAGCCCCCAATCTTGCCACCTGA